A genomic region of Helicoverpa zea isolate HzStark_Cry1AcR chromosome 8, ilHelZeax1.1, whole genome shotgun sequence contains the following coding sequences:
- the LOC124632582 gene encoding dynamin-1-like protein isoform X2, whose protein sequence is MEALIPVINKLQDVFNTVGADAIQLPQIVVLGTQSSGKSSVIESLVGRSFLPRGPGIVTRRPLVLQLVYSPKDSKEHRSAEEGTVNLEEWGKFLHTKDKIYSDFDQMRQEIERETDRMAGSNKGICPEPISLKIFSTRVVNLTLVDLPGITKVPIGDQPEDIENQIRNLIIKYISNPNSIILAVTAANTDMATSEAIKMSKEVDPDGRRTLAVVTKLDLMDAGTDAIDILCGRVIPVKLGIIGVVNRSQQDIIDKKSIGDALKDEATYLQRKYPTIATRNGTPHLAKTLNRLLMHHIRDCLPELKVRVNVMISQFQSLLNSYGEDVSDKSQTLLQIITKFASAYCSTIEGTARNIETTELCGGARICYIFHETFGRTLDSIHPLVGLTRMDILTAIRNATGPRPALFVPEVSFELLVKRQIRRLEDPSLRCVELVHEEMQRIVQHCGTEVQQEMLRFPRLHQRIVDVVTQLLRTRLPATNAMVENLVQIELAYINTKHPDFHREAALVSGLLKSTDSLMDDHSPVYRQKTPRPTSSPLFLQQMGERGSTLVFLASVWESHHKHVPAITDGQENRSPTSNNSESPATPQMNGTPENKVLTPQKPVNLLPEVPSQTSRKLSDREQHDCDVIGGRSDEPSILIPNTETVDGINVMQLNQMGDLVERLIKSYFYIVRKSIQDSVPKAVMHFLVNYVKDNLQSELVTHLYKSDQAESMLNESEHIAQRRKEAADMLKALQRAGQIISEIRETHMW, encoded by the exons ATGGAAGCGCTTATCCCAGTTATTAATAAGTTGCAAGACGTTTTTAATACAGTCGGAGCTGATGCCATCCAATTACCTCAAATCGTAGTTTTAGGAACTCAG AGCTCCGGAAAAAGTTCGGTTATTGAAAGTCTAGTTGGACGTTCTTTCCTCCCTCGAGGACCGGGGATTGTGACCAGGCGTCCTCTTGTACTACAACTTGTATACAGCCCTAAGGATAGTAAGGAACATCGCTCGGCTGAAGAAG GTACTGTAAACCTAGAAGAATGGGGAAAATTCCTGCACACCAAAGACAAGATCTATTCAGATTTCGATCAGATGAGACAGGAGATCGAGCGGGAAACCGACCGCATGGCGGGCAGCAACAAGGGTATCTGTCCAGAGCCCATAAGTCTGAAGATATTCTCAACCAGAGTAGTCAATCTCACATTGGTGGATCTCCCTGGTATCACCAAG gtaCCAATAGGTGATCAACCTGAAGATATTGAAAATCAAATTAGGAATCtgattataaaatacatttccAATCCAAACTCCATAATTCTGGCAGTGACAGCCGCTAACACTGACATGGCTACAAGTGAGGCCATTAAGATGTCTAAAGAGGTTGATCCGGATGGTAGACGGACTCTCGCTGTGGTGACAAAGCTTGATCTCATGGATGCAG GAACTGATGCAATAGACATCCTCTGCGGCCGCGTCATTCCCGTTAAACTTGGCATAATCGGAGTCGTCAACAGATCACAACAAGACATTATTGATAAGAAATCTATTGGG GACGCGCTGAAAGATGAAGCAACGTATCTGCAAAGGAAATATCCTACCATTGCCACACGCAACGGCACGCCACACTTGGCAAAGACCTTGAACAGACTACTGATGCACCATATTAGGGATTGCCTACCGGAATTAAAG GTGCGCGTCAACGTAATGATCTCACAATTCCAATCTCTTCTCAACTCGTACGGGGAAGATGTTTCGGATAAGTCGCAGACTCTACTGCAGATCATCACGAAATTCGCCAGTGCATACTGTTCTACCATAGAGGGTACTGCCAGGAACATTGAGACCACGGAACTGTGTGGTGGCGCCAGAATATGCTATATTTTCCACGAGACATTCGGACGCACCTTGGATTCGATACATCCTTTAGTCG gtTTGACGCGCATGGACATTCTGACCGCGATCCGTAACGCCACGGGTCCGAGGCCAGCCCTGTTCGTTCCCGAGGTATCGTTCGAACTGCTCGTCAAGAGGCAGATCAGAAGGCTCGAAGATCCTTCTCTACGTTGTGTGGAACTG GTGCACGAGGAGATGCAGCGCATCGTGCAGCACTGCGGCACGGAGGTGCAGCAGGAGATGCTGCGCTTCCCGCGCCTGCACCAGCGCATCGTCGACGTCGTCACGCAGCTGCTGCGGACACGCCTGCCCGCCACCAACGCCATG GTGGAGAATTTAGTACAAATTGAGCTGGCTTACATCAACACCAAACACCCAGATTTCCATCGCGAAGCTGCCCTAGTCTCCGGTCTACTGAAGAGTACGGACAGCCTGATGGACGACCATTCCCCAGTGTACCGTCAGAAAACACCGCGACCCACCTCCTCACCG CTATTTCTTCAACAAATGGGTGAAAGAGGGTCCACCCTAGTATTCTTGGCAAGTGTATGGGAATCGCACCACaag CATGTGCCAGCTATCACGGACGGTCAGGAGAACAGGTCTCCAACAAGCAATAATAGTGAATCTCCAGCAACTCCACAG ATGAACGGCACACCGGAGAACAAAGTGCTAACTCCTCAGAAACCAGTGAACCTTCTACCAGAAGTACCGAGCCAGACTTCTCGTAAGCTTTCCGATAGGGAACAACACGATTGTGACGTCATCG GTGGGCGGAGCGATGAACCATCAATCCTAATCCCTAACACTGAGACAGTAGACGGCATCAACGTGATGCAATTGAATCAAATGGGTGATTTAGTGG aaCGGCTGATCAAGTCCTATTTCTACATAGTGCGTAAATCGATCCAAGATTCAGTGCCGAAAGCTGTAATGCATTTCTTAGTGAACTATGTGAAGGATAACCTGCAGTCTGAGTTGGTGACTCACTTGTATAAGTCCGACCAAGCCGAGAGCATGCTCAACGAGTCGGAACATATTGCCCAGAGGAGGAAGGAGGCAGCCGACATGCTCAAG GCTCTGCAACGCGCCGGGCAGATCATCAGTGAGATCCGAGAGACGCACATGTGGTGA
- the LOC124632582 gene encoding dynamin-1-like protein isoform X3, producing MEALIPVINKLQDVFNTVGADAIQLPQIVVLGTQSSGKSSVIESLVGRSFLPRGPGIVTRRPLVLQLVYSPKDSKEHRSAEEGTVNLEEWGKFLHTKDKIYSDFDQMRQEIERETDRMAGSNKGICPEPISLKIFSTRVVNLTLVDLPGITKVPIGDQPEDIENQIRNLIIKYISNPNSIILAVTAANTDMATSEAIKMSKEVDPDGRRTLAVVTKLDLMDAGTDAIDILCGRVIPVKLGIIGVVNRSQQDIIDKKSIGDALKDEATYLQRKYPTIATRNGTPHLAKTLNRLLMHHIRDCLPELKVRVNVMISQFQSLLNSYGEDVSDKSQTLLQIITKFASAYCSTIEGTARNIETTELCGGARICYIFHETFGRTLDSIHPLVGLTRMDILTAIRNATGPRPALFVPEVSFELLVKRQIRRLEDPSLRCVELVHEEMQRIVQHCGTEVQQEMLRFPRLHQRIVDVVTQLLRTRLPATNAMVENLVQIELAYINTKHPDFHREAALVSGLLKSTDSLMDDHSPVYRQKTPRPTSSPVFAMFKHVPAITDGQENRSPTSNNSESPATPQMNGTPENKVLTPQKPVNLLPEVPSQTSRKLSDREQHDCDVIGGRSDEPSILIPNTETVDGINVMQLNQMGDLVERLIKSYFYIVRKSIQDSVPKAVMHFLVNYVKDNLQSELVTHLYKSDQAESMLNESEHIAQRRKEAADMLKALQRAGQIISEIRETHMW from the exons ATGGAAGCGCTTATCCCAGTTATTAATAAGTTGCAAGACGTTTTTAATACAGTCGGAGCTGATGCCATCCAATTACCTCAAATCGTAGTTTTAGGAACTCAG AGCTCCGGAAAAAGTTCGGTTATTGAAAGTCTAGTTGGACGTTCTTTCCTCCCTCGAGGACCGGGGATTGTGACCAGGCGTCCTCTTGTACTACAACTTGTATACAGCCCTAAGGATAGTAAGGAACATCGCTCGGCTGAAGAAG GTACTGTAAACCTAGAAGAATGGGGAAAATTCCTGCACACCAAAGACAAGATCTATTCAGATTTCGATCAGATGAGACAGGAGATCGAGCGGGAAACCGACCGCATGGCGGGCAGCAACAAGGGTATCTGTCCAGAGCCCATAAGTCTGAAGATATTCTCAACCAGAGTAGTCAATCTCACATTGGTGGATCTCCCTGGTATCACCAAG gtaCCAATAGGTGATCAACCTGAAGATATTGAAAATCAAATTAGGAATCtgattataaaatacatttccAATCCAAACTCCATAATTCTGGCAGTGACAGCCGCTAACACTGACATGGCTACAAGTGAGGCCATTAAGATGTCTAAAGAGGTTGATCCGGATGGTAGACGGACTCTCGCTGTGGTGACAAAGCTTGATCTCATGGATGCAG GAACTGATGCAATAGACATCCTCTGCGGCCGCGTCATTCCCGTTAAACTTGGCATAATCGGAGTCGTCAACAGATCACAACAAGACATTATTGATAAGAAATCTATTGGG GACGCGCTGAAAGATGAAGCAACGTATCTGCAAAGGAAATATCCTACCATTGCCACACGCAACGGCACGCCACACTTGGCAAAGACCTTGAACAGACTACTGATGCACCATATTAGGGATTGCCTACCGGAATTAAAG GTGCGCGTCAACGTAATGATCTCACAATTCCAATCTCTTCTCAACTCGTACGGGGAAGATGTTTCGGATAAGTCGCAGACTCTACTGCAGATCATCACGAAATTCGCCAGTGCATACTGTTCTACCATAGAGGGTACTGCCAGGAACATTGAGACCACGGAACTGTGTGGTGGCGCCAGAATATGCTATATTTTCCACGAGACATTCGGACGCACCTTGGATTCGATACATCCTTTAGTCG gtTTGACGCGCATGGACATTCTGACCGCGATCCGTAACGCCACGGGTCCGAGGCCAGCCCTGTTCGTTCCCGAGGTATCGTTCGAACTGCTCGTCAAGAGGCAGATCAGAAGGCTCGAAGATCCTTCTCTACGTTGTGTGGAACTG GTGCACGAGGAGATGCAGCGCATCGTGCAGCACTGCGGCACGGAGGTGCAGCAGGAGATGCTGCGCTTCCCGCGCCTGCACCAGCGCATCGTCGACGTCGTCACGCAGCTGCTGCGGACACGCCTGCCCGCCACCAACGCCATG GTGGAGAATTTAGTACAAATTGAGCTGGCTTACATCAACACCAAACACCCAGATTTCCATCGCGAAGCTGCCCTAGTCTCCGGTCTACTGAAGAGTACGGACAGCCTGATGGACGACCATTCCCCAGTGTACCGTCAGAAAACACCGCGACCCACCTCCTCACCGGTATTCGCCATGTTCAAA CATGTGCCAGCTATCACGGACGGTCAGGAGAACAGGTCTCCAACAAGCAATAATAGTGAATCTCCAGCAACTCCACAG ATGAACGGCACACCGGAGAACAAAGTGCTAACTCCTCAGAAACCAGTGAACCTTCTACCAGAAGTACCGAGCCAGACTTCTCGTAAGCTTTCCGATAGGGAACAACACGATTGTGACGTCATCG GTGGGCGGAGCGATGAACCATCAATCCTAATCCCTAACACTGAGACAGTAGACGGCATCAACGTGATGCAATTGAATCAAATGGGTGATTTAGTGG aaCGGCTGATCAAGTCCTATTTCTACATAGTGCGTAAATCGATCCAAGATTCAGTGCCGAAAGCTGTAATGCATTTCTTAGTGAACTATGTGAAGGATAACCTGCAGTCTGAGTTGGTGACTCACTTGTATAAGTCCGACCAAGCCGAGAGCATGCTCAACGAGTCGGAACATATTGCCCAGAGGAGGAAGGAGGCAGCCGACATGCTCAAG GCTCTGCAACGCGCCGGGCAGATCATCAGTGAGATCCGAGAGACGCACATGTGGTGA
- the LOC124632582 gene encoding dynamin-1-like protein isoform X6, which produces MEALIPVINKLQDVFNTVGADAIQLPQIVVLGTQSSGKSSVIESLVGRSFLPRGPGIVTRRPLVLQLVYSPKDSKEHRSAEEGTVNLEEWGKFLHTKDKIYSDFDQMRQEIERETDRMAGSNKGICPEPISLKIFSTRVVNLTLVDLPGITKVPIGDQPEDIENQIRNLIIKYISNPNSIILAVTAANTDMATSEAIKMSKEVDPDGRRTLAVVTKLDLMDAGTDAIDILCGRVIPVKLGIIGVVNRSQQDIIDKKSIGDALKDEATYLQRKYPTIATRNGTPHLAKTLNRLLMHHIRDCLPELKVRVNVMISQFQSLLNSYGEDVSDKSQTLLQIITKFASAYCSTIEGTARNIETTELCGGARICYIFHETFGRTLDSIHPLVGLTRMDILTAIRNATGPRPALFVPEVSFELLVKRQIRRLEDPSLRCVELVHEEMQRIVQHCGTEVQQEMLRFPRLHQRIVDVVTQLLRTRLPATNAMVENLVQIELAYINTKHPDFHREAALVSGLLKSTDSLMDDHSPVYRQKTPRPTSSPMNGTPENKVLTPQKPVNLLPEVPSQTSRKLSDREQHDCDVIGGRSDEPSILIPNTETVDGINVMQLNQMGDLVERLIKSYFYIVRKSIQDSVPKAVMHFLVNYVKDNLQSELVTHLYKSDQAESMLNESEHIAQRRKEAADMLKALQRAGQIISEIRETHMW; this is translated from the exons ATGGAAGCGCTTATCCCAGTTATTAATAAGTTGCAAGACGTTTTTAATACAGTCGGAGCTGATGCCATCCAATTACCTCAAATCGTAGTTTTAGGAACTCAG AGCTCCGGAAAAAGTTCGGTTATTGAAAGTCTAGTTGGACGTTCTTTCCTCCCTCGAGGACCGGGGATTGTGACCAGGCGTCCTCTTGTACTACAACTTGTATACAGCCCTAAGGATAGTAAGGAACATCGCTCGGCTGAAGAAG GTACTGTAAACCTAGAAGAATGGGGAAAATTCCTGCACACCAAAGACAAGATCTATTCAGATTTCGATCAGATGAGACAGGAGATCGAGCGGGAAACCGACCGCATGGCGGGCAGCAACAAGGGTATCTGTCCAGAGCCCATAAGTCTGAAGATATTCTCAACCAGAGTAGTCAATCTCACATTGGTGGATCTCCCTGGTATCACCAAG gtaCCAATAGGTGATCAACCTGAAGATATTGAAAATCAAATTAGGAATCtgattataaaatacatttccAATCCAAACTCCATAATTCTGGCAGTGACAGCCGCTAACACTGACATGGCTACAAGTGAGGCCATTAAGATGTCTAAAGAGGTTGATCCGGATGGTAGACGGACTCTCGCTGTGGTGACAAAGCTTGATCTCATGGATGCAG GAACTGATGCAATAGACATCCTCTGCGGCCGCGTCATTCCCGTTAAACTTGGCATAATCGGAGTCGTCAACAGATCACAACAAGACATTATTGATAAGAAATCTATTGGG GACGCGCTGAAAGATGAAGCAACGTATCTGCAAAGGAAATATCCTACCATTGCCACACGCAACGGCACGCCACACTTGGCAAAGACCTTGAACAGACTACTGATGCACCATATTAGGGATTGCCTACCGGAATTAAAG GTGCGCGTCAACGTAATGATCTCACAATTCCAATCTCTTCTCAACTCGTACGGGGAAGATGTTTCGGATAAGTCGCAGACTCTACTGCAGATCATCACGAAATTCGCCAGTGCATACTGTTCTACCATAGAGGGTACTGCCAGGAACATTGAGACCACGGAACTGTGTGGTGGCGCCAGAATATGCTATATTTTCCACGAGACATTCGGACGCACCTTGGATTCGATACATCCTTTAGTCG gtTTGACGCGCATGGACATTCTGACCGCGATCCGTAACGCCACGGGTCCGAGGCCAGCCCTGTTCGTTCCCGAGGTATCGTTCGAACTGCTCGTCAAGAGGCAGATCAGAAGGCTCGAAGATCCTTCTCTACGTTGTGTGGAACTG GTGCACGAGGAGATGCAGCGCATCGTGCAGCACTGCGGCACGGAGGTGCAGCAGGAGATGCTGCGCTTCCCGCGCCTGCACCAGCGCATCGTCGACGTCGTCACGCAGCTGCTGCGGACACGCCTGCCCGCCACCAACGCCATG GTGGAGAATTTAGTACAAATTGAGCTGGCTTACATCAACACCAAACACCCAGATTTCCATCGCGAAGCTGCCCTAGTCTCCGGTCTACTGAAGAGTACGGACAGCCTGATGGACGACCATTCCCCAGTGTACCGTCAGAAAACACCGCGACCCACCTCCTCACCG ATGAACGGCACACCGGAGAACAAAGTGCTAACTCCTCAGAAACCAGTGAACCTTCTACCAGAAGTACCGAGCCAGACTTCTCGTAAGCTTTCCGATAGGGAACAACACGATTGTGACGTCATCG GTGGGCGGAGCGATGAACCATCAATCCTAATCCCTAACACTGAGACAGTAGACGGCATCAACGTGATGCAATTGAATCAAATGGGTGATTTAGTGG aaCGGCTGATCAAGTCCTATTTCTACATAGTGCGTAAATCGATCCAAGATTCAGTGCCGAAAGCTGTAATGCATTTCTTAGTGAACTATGTGAAGGATAACCTGCAGTCTGAGTTGGTGACTCACTTGTATAAGTCCGACCAAGCCGAGAGCATGCTCAACGAGTCGGAACATATTGCCCAGAGGAGGAAGGAGGCAGCCGACATGCTCAAG GCTCTGCAACGCGCCGGGCAGATCATCAGTGAGATCCGAGAGACGCACATGTGGTGA
- the LOC124632582 gene encoding dynamin-1-like protein isoform X1, which yields MEALIPVINKLQDVFNTVGADAIQLPQIVVLGTQSSGKSSVIESLVGRSFLPRGPGIVTRRPLVLQLVYSPKDSKEHRSAEEGTVNLEEWGKFLHTKDKIYSDFDQMRQEIERETDRMAGSNKGICPEPISLKIFSTRVVNLTLVDLPGITKVPIGDQPEDIENQIRNLIIKYISNPNSIILAVTAANTDMATSEAIKMSKEVDPDGRRTLAVVTKLDLMDAGTDAIDILCGRVIPVKLGIIGVVNRSQQDIIDKKSIGDALKDEATYLQRKYPTIATRNGTPHLAKTLNRLLMHHIRDCLPELKVRVNVMISQFQSLLNSYGEDVSDKSQTLLQIITKFASAYCSTIEGTARNIETTELCGGARICYIFHETFGRTLDSIHPLVGLTRMDILTAIRNATGPRPALFVPEVSFELLVKRQIRRLEDPSLRCVELVHEEMQRIVQHCGTEVQQEMLRFPRLHQRIVDVVTQLLRTRLPATNAMVENLVQIELAYINTKHPDFHREAALVSGLLKSTDSLMDDHSPVYRQKTPRPTSSPVFAMFKLFLQQMGERGSTLVFLASVWESHHKHVPAITDGQENRSPTSNNSESPATPQMNGTPENKVLTPQKPVNLLPEVPSQTSRKLSDREQHDCDVIGGRSDEPSILIPNTETVDGINVMQLNQMGDLVERLIKSYFYIVRKSIQDSVPKAVMHFLVNYVKDNLQSELVTHLYKSDQAESMLNESEHIAQRRKEAADMLKALQRAGQIISEIRETHMW from the exons ATGGAAGCGCTTATCCCAGTTATTAATAAGTTGCAAGACGTTTTTAATACAGTCGGAGCTGATGCCATCCAATTACCTCAAATCGTAGTTTTAGGAACTCAG AGCTCCGGAAAAAGTTCGGTTATTGAAAGTCTAGTTGGACGTTCTTTCCTCCCTCGAGGACCGGGGATTGTGACCAGGCGTCCTCTTGTACTACAACTTGTATACAGCCCTAAGGATAGTAAGGAACATCGCTCGGCTGAAGAAG GTACTGTAAACCTAGAAGAATGGGGAAAATTCCTGCACACCAAAGACAAGATCTATTCAGATTTCGATCAGATGAGACAGGAGATCGAGCGGGAAACCGACCGCATGGCGGGCAGCAACAAGGGTATCTGTCCAGAGCCCATAAGTCTGAAGATATTCTCAACCAGAGTAGTCAATCTCACATTGGTGGATCTCCCTGGTATCACCAAG gtaCCAATAGGTGATCAACCTGAAGATATTGAAAATCAAATTAGGAATCtgattataaaatacatttccAATCCAAACTCCATAATTCTGGCAGTGACAGCCGCTAACACTGACATGGCTACAAGTGAGGCCATTAAGATGTCTAAAGAGGTTGATCCGGATGGTAGACGGACTCTCGCTGTGGTGACAAAGCTTGATCTCATGGATGCAG GAACTGATGCAATAGACATCCTCTGCGGCCGCGTCATTCCCGTTAAACTTGGCATAATCGGAGTCGTCAACAGATCACAACAAGACATTATTGATAAGAAATCTATTGGG GACGCGCTGAAAGATGAAGCAACGTATCTGCAAAGGAAATATCCTACCATTGCCACACGCAACGGCACGCCACACTTGGCAAAGACCTTGAACAGACTACTGATGCACCATATTAGGGATTGCCTACCGGAATTAAAG GTGCGCGTCAACGTAATGATCTCACAATTCCAATCTCTTCTCAACTCGTACGGGGAAGATGTTTCGGATAAGTCGCAGACTCTACTGCAGATCATCACGAAATTCGCCAGTGCATACTGTTCTACCATAGAGGGTACTGCCAGGAACATTGAGACCACGGAACTGTGTGGTGGCGCCAGAATATGCTATATTTTCCACGAGACATTCGGACGCACCTTGGATTCGATACATCCTTTAGTCG gtTTGACGCGCATGGACATTCTGACCGCGATCCGTAACGCCACGGGTCCGAGGCCAGCCCTGTTCGTTCCCGAGGTATCGTTCGAACTGCTCGTCAAGAGGCAGATCAGAAGGCTCGAAGATCCTTCTCTACGTTGTGTGGAACTG GTGCACGAGGAGATGCAGCGCATCGTGCAGCACTGCGGCACGGAGGTGCAGCAGGAGATGCTGCGCTTCCCGCGCCTGCACCAGCGCATCGTCGACGTCGTCACGCAGCTGCTGCGGACACGCCTGCCCGCCACCAACGCCATG GTGGAGAATTTAGTACAAATTGAGCTGGCTTACATCAACACCAAACACCCAGATTTCCATCGCGAAGCTGCCCTAGTCTCCGGTCTACTGAAGAGTACGGACAGCCTGATGGACGACCATTCCCCAGTGTACCGTCAGAAAACACCGCGACCCACCTCCTCACCGGTATTCGCCATGTTCAAA CTATTTCTTCAACAAATGGGTGAAAGAGGGTCCACCCTAGTATTCTTGGCAAGTGTATGGGAATCGCACCACaag CATGTGCCAGCTATCACGGACGGTCAGGAGAACAGGTCTCCAACAAGCAATAATAGTGAATCTCCAGCAACTCCACAG ATGAACGGCACACCGGAGAACAAAGTGCTAACTCCTCAGAAACCAGTGAACCTTCTACCAGAAGTACCGAGCCAGACTTCTCGTAAGCTTTCCGATAGGGAACAACACGATTGTGACGTCATCG GTGGGCGGAGCGATGAACCATCAATCCTAATCCCTAACACTGAGACAGTAGACGGCATCAACGTGATGCAATTGAATCAAATGGGTGATTTAGTGG aaCGGCTGATCAAGTCCTATTTCTACATAGTGCGTAAATCGATCCAAGATTCAGTGCCGAAAGCTGTAATGCATTTCTTAGTGAACTATGTGAAGGATAACCTGCAGTCTGAGTTGGTGACTCACTTGTATAAGTCCGACCAAGCCGAGAGCATGCTCAACGAGTCGGAACATATTGCCCAGAGGAGGAAGGAGGCAGCCGACATGCTCAAG GCTCTGCAACGCGCCGGGCAGATCATCAGTGAGATCCGAGAGACGCACATGTGGTGA